The following proteins are encoded in a genomic region of Abditibacteriota bacterium:
- a CDS encoding tyrosine-type recombinase/integrase has translation MRSVVYVERGLLEEVITHLYTDNRLVMRIALATGLRVGDILELRIGDIRQGRAFPIIEHKTGKKKLVRIPAALRREILATRSYCSEDGYYAFPHRLMPQTRHRTRSAVNKDILRVLRDMKAEVRISPHTARKGYAVELYARTGDMERVQQALNHSYITTTLVYALSDKLGGRGVSNKPMSL, from the coding sequence TTGAGGTCAGTTGTATATGTAGAACGCGGCCTACTTGAAGAGGTGATAACGCACCTTTACACGGATAATCGGCTTGTTATGCGCATCGCTTTGGCTACTGGGCTCCGTGTTGGTGATATTCTTGAGCTGCGGATTGGTGATATACGGCAGGGGCGGGCTTTTCCTATCATCGAGCATAAGACCGGTAAAAAGAAACTCGTTCGTATACCTGCGGCCCTCAGGCGGGAGATTCTTGCAACTCGATCCTATTGTTCGGAAGATGGCTATTATGCTTTTCCGCATAGGCTTATGCCCCAGACGCGCCACAGGACGCGTAGTGCGGTGAACAAGGACATTCTGCGGGTGTTACGTGATATGAAGGCCGAAGTTCGTATTTCGCCGCATACGGCCCGTAAGGGCTATGCGGTGGAGCTTTATGCACGGACTGGAGACATGGAGCGGGTGCAGCAGGCTCTAAATCACAGCTATATCACAACCACTTTGGTTTATGCGCTTAGTGACAAGTTGGGGGGACGAGGTGTTTCTAACAAACCTATGTCGCTCTGA